A window of Rhododendron vialii isolate Sample 1 chromosome 11a, ASM3025357v1 genomic DNA:
TTCATTTACTTTGGCTCCGTATGAGTAATCCAGCAGCAACAATACTAAAGAAAAGTTAGAATGTGTGTCAAAAAATAACAGTGTATTTGTTAAACGCAAGGGGTTTGGTTGAACCCTCTTAAACAACGGTGTAGCCACCCCTAATTGCTTGatgcaaaataaatataaatgcTAATTTATGTCGTTTGGCTTCACCAACATATGAAATGATTTCTGTCATTGTATCTAGATATGCTTGACCAGAAACCACATTTGTCTAATATTTCAACACTTGAAATTATCgtttgagaaaaaataatatCGAGGTTTGGAAGAATGACATGTACGTTTTCCCAATTACCAACCATAGAGATAACAATATATTCATCTTACAATAGTTATATTCATCTCATAAGGTAGCAGCTGTCCATGGATTGTAGTATAATACGCAGGAGCAGTCCATACGGAACTTATGTCAACTAAACACAATGACATtgcaaatgaaacaaaattatatttagtGTTTGCTTTACTAGTTTCATGACTATACTGTGAAGACTGTAGTCCCGTAAGTGTTGCAGAAAGCGCGcctaaaactaaaacaaaccaAGCCGAGCCTTAGGTGATGTGGGTggtttttttatgtttatatcAAGATGTGGGTAGTCCATGCTGCAAAAATTTGCTTCAGCACTGTTCCTGCCTTGAAAGGCAAAGGGTTTATCAAAGATGGGTGGGCCCCCCAGGTATGTAAACTCTGGAACCCATTCGGCAGCACCACCATTAGTATATTTTGCATACAGAGTATCTCATTTAATTTGGTTGAACATGTATTGTATATGAGGAGCAGTAAATGTCCATCACCACAACCTGGACATAAAAACTTCAAATTTGACATTAATAAATTGAGTTCCATAGTTTTATGTTGCCTTTTGTTACAAGCATCATTCTTCACATTCTTTTTGAATGCAACCGTGTATGAGATCATGGGGATCTGGATGTTTTGAATTATTACTTTAATATAAAAATCTCTGCCTTTCATTAAGGTGGAAAATGATTTCCTTTACCCTTACTGGCTTGAAATTTGTTGATATTATCATGTATAAACTCTGAAGGAATAGGAAGCAAATATTACGAGCTTACAATGGTTAATCTTTTGCATATTATCTGCGCTTGTATTTCTGAATAGGGAAAACGGGCCTAAGCATTTCTATCTACATTTCAATGCGAGTTTGGTTGTGACCCGGTTGAGGTCAAAGTTTTTTCTCATTAAAACTTTTGGTAcaaaatttgagaaaagaaCTCTTGTTGCTGCGGGTTTGGAGATATTTTTGGTGCTATGAGTTTTAAGATTTTACTTTTGTATGATGTAATTAAGGAAATTTTAAAACCCCAGTTGGTTACTAGGGTCTCACAGGTGAGATCCATTAATTGTTCCCTTTCTTTGAACCTGGAGGCACTGCAATGATGAAGGACCCACAACTTTAGAATTctttaattacttttttatgGATGAAAACTTTGAATATATTGgtgtttgttttgaaaaaacgGAGATACCATAAATAAAGTTGGTGTGATTTATCCAGAGGACAGAGCCCATGGAAAGTCCATGTCTCTTATTTATTATACTGATTCATGGCAGTGGTGGGCCCCATCTGTAACCCAGGTGGGGTTGATGGTTTCTATTCAAATCAGCTTCTGTTCTTGTTTAAGTTTTTCTGTGTTCCAGACACCCCTGCCACCACAATTTAAGGGAAAAATCTCGACCTAGGTTGATTATACCTTATTAAATATATGTCATGTTCTTTCTGTATTGGATTGTTGACCTAAGGCTCCAGATCTAGGGTTATGAAGGTTCCTTGTTAGATCTGGACCATAAAtactcaaaagtcaaaatgtATGTTTGACCATTTAGTTTAATGAATAAGTAAAgtaataataaattaaattaaagtacACAAAGTAGAAAtgatgaaaggaaaaagaacttAAGAATTACTTAGTTTACCTTCTATATCCTCCATAGAGCCCATCAAACACTGCTTTCGGACTGCCCGGATGCTGCTTCGAATTCTGTTGATTCTATAATCTATTGTAAGAGGCTTCCAGTTTTCTTTTGAGCCAAGCATTTTTTCTTGAACGGTTGAGACAAGCAGTTGAAAACACAGATTGGAATTTGCATGTGCTAGCTAGCTCTTTCACAGTTGAGACAGATTTGACTTTGCTTTGCACTGACATGTGAGAAGCACCTAGTTGTTGCCGCAAAGTCTGCATAGAGGTTGGAAAGTTGTTGAGCAGAGATTCTGATTTCTATCTACTAAATTGGACTAGTTAGTCTATATGAGCTACTTTTGTAAAGTGCTTACTTTGTGGTTGTCTTGTTATTCTCAATGGTGTTGCAATCTCTGCATATTTGTTTATGACAACCTTTTGGAGCAAAACTGCAGTACCATTGGATCTTGTCCCTCCGATGAACAGGCTATCGCAGCTGGCATTCTCTTCATACTTTTCTTCTATCCGAAGTTTTTTCACCTTCTTTCCTTCGGTGTCAAAAAGCCTTCTATGCTAGAAGCATGGagaacttgaaaattttggagATTGCATAATGTTGGCCTAAGTCATGCATAATAATCAGATGAATAAGCAAATGCTCCCTGAAGATTGTCATACTAGTGATGCAGGGGTGATCATACTTTATACCAAATTAGGTTGAACATTGAGAAAGATGAAATGTGGCACAGCGTATACTATCCTGAAATACATGCCTCATTAACGTGCTCATCAACCAACTGAAAGCAGAACAAACTACCATTTCATATTGCGTAAATAATTCAGTTCCTATATCATATGCTAGTTTTTCTCTTAGTCATTACTATCTCATGCTATTGTTTGCACAACAAATCACTAAAAGTCAACAGTTTGGATGTTGAAAATTTCTGTTGTGTATTTCTTTTGTCTGATGTAAATACTGTTTGCCCTTTCTCTGGTTAGTGTATTAATGTAAAGGAAACTGATTTCAGGAATAATGACATACAATGGCCTAGAGAGTTGCATTCTTAACAACCATGCTTATGAAACTGAAAGCCCCACTAGCAGGGGGGATGGATGTGTCTCCGACTCCTTGGACGAAGATGCCTCAAGCTGTTCTTCTAGCAATAATGCCACTGGATCATACTCTTCTCACTGGACAATGGTGAAGAGGGATGAGCAGGGACTAGATGAATGGGAGATTGCAGAAAGCGCCAAACAGTTTTATTGCAAGGAAAAACCTATTCAGAGTCTTCAGTTTTCAGATGTTGAAGCAATGAAAGAGAGATTTGCAAAATTGTTGTTGGGTGAAGATGTTACAGGGGGACATAAGGGGCTCCCCACTGCATTAGCTTTGTCTAATGCCATAACAAATCTAGCAGGTACACTAAGTGTCCATTTCCTCACAAGATTGGATGTTATGTATTTTAGTCAATACATTGCAATACAGGGTATTCTACTTCACACATGTAGCTTAGCGCCAATAATAAATTATAGGGAATACTTCTTAAACATGATGGTATCTGTGTAGGAAGATGGTAATCTTGCTTCAAGGAAAGTGTGAAAATGCTCAAAATTTAAGCTTGATCTTTTGAAAGTTTCTTTGGACTTCACATCCAAGATCGAACATGTTCTGATTTCAGGTTTAAGACGAAATAATTAGCTTCTACCTATATTAATGGACATGTACCACATATAAAACACGACATCAGGTTGAATGTCAATTTCTCAATGGTAGAAGAGGAGATCAAATCTTGATGTTTCAAAGGAACTTGGGTGGCTTTGATCCTTGTCTTAATATTATAACGTCATTCTTCTGTTTCTATTCCTTTTTTAGGTACATTAACTTTCCTTTAACTTGAAAATGCTATATATGGATTTGcagcatcaatttttggagaacTGTGGAAATTGGAGCCACTTCCAGAAGATAGAAAGACCAAATGGCGAAGAGAAATGGACTGGTTGCTCTCCCCTACCAACTATATGGTTGAGTTGGTTCCAGCTAAGCAACACGGTGCCAATGGCCGCACAATGGAGGTAATTTCCCTTTTTGGTTCAATGAAGTGGAATAATTTTTCCCTTAAGCTGTGGATTTAGTCCTTTGCATTGTGATTTATGGTCCTTTTcatcaactcttttttttttgagcagaTAATGACTCCAAAAGTTCGTGCAGACATCCATATAAATCTTCCAGCACTTCAGAAGTTGGACTCCATGCTTATTGTGGGTGGTTACTTTATTCCTATCAAAATCAAATGAACTATACTGCATTCGTTCTCTAAATTTACCCTATCTGCGTATCTAAAACTGACAGGAGATTCTAGATTCAATGGTTAGCACTGAGTTTTGGTACGACGAAGGAGGGAGCCGAGCTGAAGGAAGGAGCACGAGTATAAGAAGGAGCAGAAAGTGGTGGCTTCCTTTGCCCCAAGTACCAACCAGAGGCCTTTCggaacttgaaaagaaaaaattgctaAATCAGGGTAAAGTGGTGCACCAAGTATTCAAGGCTGCCAAATCCATCAATGAATCTATCTTGCTTGAAATGCCTGTCCCAACCATTATCAAAGATGCACTTCCTAAGGCAAGCAACTTTCTTCGTTTCAAAGTACTTTATCCGCAGTAAGCTTAGACAAATTTCCCCAggattttttatgttttgttttgtaatttaAACCTTTAAATCCAACCTTGGGTTTTACTTGAGTCATGGTAATGGAAGGTATCCTAGCATCGGATGACATATAAGCCTTGATGAAATAGCTCTCATCCATGTTGGAAGCTCATTAGGTGACAGATTTTTCACTTGAAAGTTCAATACATTGTCATATTCATTCCGAAAAAGCTAACCTTCTACAAGAGCAAGAAATGGCCATCAGACTTTGGGCTCAAGCCATCATTGAAGCTCATTTGTGCCAAAAGAGTAAAGTATTGCAATTTTGTCACTTATGTGTGATTTTCAGCTCTTAATATGCTATTATTATTGCATCTCACTCTCATGGCAGAAGTTTGTCTATTCACTGCTATACATATGCAGATATGCTGTATATCTTATGAATATGAAGACTACATTTCAGGACTTAGAGAATTGTTTCTGCATTTTTTCACTAGTGATGAGTTTGACGACCATCTATACTTGTTTACAGTCTGGAAAGGCATGTCTTGGCGAAGAATTTTACAGAATCTTGAGTGCCGAATCAGTATCAGCAGAGGAAATGCTCAATTCTCTAAGTTTGAAATCTGAACACAATGCCCTTGAAGCCGTCAATAGGTTGGAAGCAGCAGTATTAGCTTGGAAAGAGAGAATTATTGAACAAACCTGTGCTAAATCACCAGTTCGAACTTCATGGTCCTTCATAAAGGATCCAATATCTGACCTGGATAAGATGGAGTTCTTATTGGACCAAGCGGAAGCTCTTATACAGCAGCTGAAGACCAGATATCCTAACCTTGCCCAGACATTTCTTGATGTTGTGAAAGTCAAATATGGAAAGGTAAGTTTAATAAAATGCAATTTCCTAAGTTTTCAAGCCTTTGTTTGTACTTCGAGTTTGAACGGCGGCACATTCTTGAGTGATGATGGTACCTTTTGAGCTTCATTATGTAGATTTGTACCGTTTTAACTTGTGGGGGTTTGGGATGATTCCATAACTGTCGCATGGAAAATAATCCCATTACTTGGCTTTCATGACTGATTCAAAAGGTGTACGATGACATTTTGTCCTAAATTGGTAAAAATGCTAATGTCATGGGAGAAATAATCCTTCTCCAAGCAAGTTGACCATAAAGTTGCTTTAAGCTCATCACTTTGCATTGCCTTTCCGACGGTTTAATACTCTGTAACATAAAATGGGAAAATAATACAGAGATATATATTCATTAGCAGTTTACAAACACTTTATTGCTATTATCAACTACTATGGCAGTGCAAGCTGaaacaaaaattacttaacCCTTAAAGAATGTGAGATTTGTATTTTGTACCATATCATTGACAATATCTCCATGCTTTCTTAATTACGTTTTCACTTATTCACATGTAAACTTGTTGTGTTGGCAAAAACTATTTcataattttgattatttcctTACTATTGCTGCTATATGTAGGATGTTGGACATTCAATTGTAGAAGCATATTCCCGAGCTCTTCAAAACTTGGCATTCAAGATACTCACACGGATGGGGGATATTTTGAGAGAAGATGTTTTAAGCAATCCCAACTCACCTGTGCCTACAGGGTGCTTTCCCGGAATGAATCTTTCTGACTCACCGGTGCATAGTCAACGTGTGAGGCACTCTCTTATTGACCAGATGAACAAAGTGGATGGTGAGTTTTGCAGTGCTGAAATCAAATCAAGTCCAGTGACTGCAACGCCAAGTCGAAACAGAGTTTGGTGCATTGGCAGAGAGGCTTGCAGCAGTGTGTCTCCTCCAGATTCCCCTTAATAGATAGCCAAGATTATGGTTCCGAAAAATGTATTTGGGAAATTGTACTTCTGGGTGTTTCTGGGGCAcaagttttgtttggttttcttgtGGCTGCAAGGTGGTTTTGGTGATGGTTTGAGAGCTGTATGCATGGCATGCtgtacaaaaagagagaattgCAATTGCCAGAGGTTATTATGCAATGGCAATAATATTTGGTGTTCTTGGATCAAACAATGTAATTGTATGCTGTGAGTCTGAACTTTTTCGCTAATCCCAAAGGTCGATAAAGTTCTAGTTCCTCAACAGCTCAATGTACACTGAGTGCATCTCCGTTTTTTCGTTTTGACAAACAGAATTTATAGTTTTCCTAAAAGGTTCTGTTTCTAAGGTTCAAAGTGAACCTTTTAGGCACAGAACTGTACCAAGACTGGAGGCAATCTCCAACCGTGTAAATGGAAATGGCCTACTCATCTATTaaggaattgggggatggtgttggGCAGTGGTGTGCATAGCATCGTGTTGCACACCTTCGAGCAGTCGGAtcatgcatccgacggctcaaatctcatctcggcaatgaatggctctcgatcgttggttgccgagataaGATTTGAGCCGTTGAATGCATGATCCGACTGCTCGGAGGTGCGTAGCactcactgcacagcaccaacctgTGGTACCAAATAAggaaactttttcttttttcaacctGCTCTAGGCTGCAAGGTCTCCCATGAAAGCTTGGTACTTATATTAAGCTAGTTTAGCAATATATCGGATCGGATACAAGCGAAAGACAAGAAATATTAATACCGATCTACAAGAGTTGcaatgataaataaaaaatctacaAGAGTTGCGCTTACGGCAGGGTTTGGAATAGGACCTATGTTTCTCTTTTGAGGTTCTGATTTGTGTGAGCCTGCAAGGTGAAACTAGAACTCATGCCAATGCCACAAGACTGAAACCCATAGCATTCGCTACCCCGTACCACCAAACTACAACTGTTAGTTGAATAGATGGATAGATCCGAATTCAGTTGGTGATAATCCTTGCTCTAACTAGATGTCAAGAGTTCGGGTCTTGCTACAGGAAAAATCCTATTTCTTAAGACTACGACCTCCTtatgcaccaaaaaaaaaaaaaagggatataCTTACATCTGGTACTAATATAGTAAAAGAAGGATAGAATGTACCTGGTACTAATATATGAAAACGATATTAACGCTTCACTTTTTTTCTGTCAcgtaagtatttttttattttatttttgcatttttgggCAACTAATGATTtttgtagaactcgtcgagGACATTTaccatgttgaaaatcataaaaattGGATGCTAAGTAATACCTTTTCGGAATGCATTTATGTTTATGAAAATGGGCTCAGCCACACTAAATGAAATCCATCAAACCCATTTGTACAATGTGAATTCATTTCCAAAAAGTATTAATTGGCATCCAATTGCCCAATTTTtatggtttttgaaaagataAGTGCTTTCGGTGATctctacaaaatgaaaagttttgattattggaaTAAATCTTGCTCGTGCCTGAAAAACACAAGTTGAACAGTTCCTTCCAAGATGATTTACCTGAAATTGTAAGTATTTTTTCTGTGAAGTGgccataaaaaaaacaaaatcaactcatCTGTTGTAAATTGGCCATAGAGAAAACAAATTGGccatagaaaaaacaaaatcagcTCATGCGTTGATATTCCCTTAATCTTTTCTTGGACTTCAAAAGGGTTTTTTCAACTTCGTCTTTGGATCTGGGCTTCTAATTTTGAGTGGCCGGCCCACTACCTTCATAGAACAGAACAAAGAATCGTTTCCCAAGCCTGAATTTTACCCGGCCCACTTTTCTCTCtgacgactctctctctctctctctctctctctcttcatggCAGCTTCGGCCTCCGGGAGTCATCTGAGGGAGGCGTAGGATCCCGGTTGGTTCTTCGCATgcaagtactctctctctctctctctctctctctctctctctctattgcaTTAACGGAGTGATTTTTCTGTCTTTTAACAATTTGGGCACGCCCgaaggagaaaagaagagaatggTTCAAAAGTTGTGGTCATAGTATAATTCTAATAGATTACGCTGTTCTCTTCAAATTGGAATTACTTGTCTTTATTTTACGTATCTCTGATTGTCTGTGTATGTATTTCGATGCTTGATAGTTGATACACACGTTGATGCAAAATTATTTGAAAGTATGATTGCCCAAATGGGCACCAACGTGGGTTTCAGTAGCAACTCGCTGCCGCATGTGTAAAGAAGCTGGAGCAGGGGGCCaatttttgggtcctatcattgTGCACCATTTTCTGGCTCTGTTATCATGGGGTGTGGGCTTGACttaatttttgttataaaatttgggATGGAATGGGCCGTTTTGATACCAtctgaaaactttatatccaactcaaagCCAATTGACCATGAGTGGAGATGTCCCAACATTAGTTTTTAGTGATCACCCACTCTACttctaagcaatgtgggaccatatttccttaacatcccctcaagtgcagccgcgtttgaggtttGTCTCGTGTAGCCTTTTTTGGGTCCCATCGTGCAGCCTTTATGTTGGTCTGTCTTAGTGGGAGTGTccgggtgtggattgtgaattttttaagaTGTGGGGTGGATTGTGCGTTATATAATTATCAATTACATGGCAAACGATGTTATATATCAATCCTTGCTTACTGGCGGTGACAGCTAGTTTTGGTACATTGGGGAAGGCTGTTATTGCGTAACCCGAGGCCACCATCCTATTTCAATGCTTTGAGTTTTGTTTGGATGTCTCTGTGAATTGAGTaacttcattttctttcctGCCTTCCTGGCATGAAACCATTTTGTTAAGGTAAAATGTAATATAATTGATGAgtgtaaggaaaaaagaagtgaaaacAGTGCGATCCAGCCATATACCGGAACTGTTCTGTAGGTACCAATAGCGGTGGTGATCATTCATTTCCACGAATGGTATAATCTTGGATGATGTTCTTGTATGCCTGCTGAATGTGTTACGGTACACGAATGTGGATGGCATTGTGTCCTTTGATTAGGACTCAATGATAACGTGGGCATTTCGGTTTTGGCTGAACTTGATGTTTTTCTGTTACGATTACTTTTATAGCAGTGCTTCTgtttttgattgt
This region includes:
- the LOC131307871 gene encoding rop guanine nucleotide exchange factor 14 isoform X1, encoding MLIMRRRFACCSRDRELSFDFDEQERIMTYNGLESCILNNHAYETESPTSRGDGCVSDSLDEDASSCSSSNNATGSYSSHWTMVKRDEQGLDEWEIAESAKQFYCKEKPIQSLQFSDVEAMKERFAKLLLGEDVTGGHKGLPTALALSNAITNLAASIFGELWKLEPLPEDRKTKWRREMDWLLSPTNYMVELVPAKQHGANGRTMEIMTPKVRADIHINLPALQKLDSMLIEILDSMVSTEFWYDEGGSRAEGRSTSIRRSRKWWLPLPQVPTRGLSELEKKKLLNQGKVVHQVFKAAKSINESILLEMPVPTIIKDALPKDLENCFCIFSLVMSLTTIYTCLQSGKACLGEEFYRILSAESVSAEEMLNSLSLKSEHNALEAVNRLEAAVLAWKERIIEQTCAKSPVRTSWSFIKDPISDLDKMEFLLDQAEALIQQLKTRYPNLAQTFLDVVKVKYGKDVGHSIVEAYSRALQNLAFKILTRMGDILREDVLSNPNSPVPTGCFPGMNLSDSPVHSQRVRHSLIDQMNKVDGEFCSAEIKSSPVTATPSRNRVWCIGREACSSVSPPDSP
- the LOC131307871 gene encoding rop guanine nucleotide exchange factor 14 isoform X2, encoding MLIMRRRFACCSRDRELSFDFDEQERIMTYNGLESCILNNHAYETESPTSRGDGCVSDSLDEDASSCSSSNNATGSYSSHWTMVKRDEQGLDEWEIAESAKQFYCKEKPIQSLQFSDVEAMKERFAKLLLGEDVTGGHKGLPTALALSNAITNLAASIFGELWKLEPLPEDRKTKWRREMDWLLSPTNYMVELVPAKQHGANGRTMEIMTPKVRADIHINLPALQKLDSMLIEILDSMVSTEFWYDEGGSRAEGRSTSIRRSRKWWLPLPQVPTRGLSELEKKKLLNQGKVVHQVFKAAKSINESILLEMPVPTIIKDALPKSGKACLGEEFYRILSAESVSAEEMLNSLSLKSEHNALEAVNRLEAAVLAWKERIIEQTCAKSPVRTSWSFIKDPISDLDKMEFLLDQAEALIQQLKTRYPNLAQTFLDVVKVKYGKDVGHSIVEAYSRALQNLAFKILTRMGDILREDVLSNPNSPVPTGCFPGMNLSDSPVHSQRVRHSLIDQMNKVDGEFCSAEIKSSPVTATPSRNRVWCIGREACSSVSPPDSP